The uncultured Celeribacter sp. genome includes the window GGGGCCGGAGGCGCTTTTGGTCACCACCGCGCTGACCATCATGACCCTCGTGCGGCGCGAGTTCTTTTCCCGCTCGCGCGATGTGATCCTGCGCCCGGAAAGCTGAGCCTAACGCCGACCTTCGCGCAGCCACGCCCAGACGCTGACCCCACAGAGCAGAACCAGCCAGAGCCATGCCGGGAACAAGGGCATCAAGCGCGTGGATTGGGTGACATAGGCGCCGCGCGGCGTCACCCCGATCCAGCCGCGACCGGCTGCGACACGGCCCTCGGACACCTGACGCAACCCCGGCAACCCGTCCGAAAGATGCAGGATCCCACCGCCCGTGCGCTCGACAACCGGGGCCAGACGTTCGCCTGTGGCAATGGTCTGTTCGAATTCACGCGGGGCAGCGGGGCCCAGAACCATCACCGCGCTCTCATCGCCTTCCCTCAGGCGATACAACCCCATTTCATCGCTGCGATACTGCGCCACGAACCGTCCGGGACTGACTTCTTCCATCGGCACACTGTGTTCGCTGCCATCGGGGGCTTCGATCACCACGCTGCGATCCCCCTCCCTCAGGCTGCGCCGGGTGATCGTCATGGTCCCGCCCTCTGCGGTCGCGGTCAGCGCCTCTTCTTCCAGCTCCGGTTCCTTCATCATCCAATGCGCCAGTCGACGCAACAGCTCCAGCTGCGGCCCCCCGCCCTCAATTCCGCGCGACCACAACCACGCCTGATCAGAGGCCAGAACGGCCACCCGGCCCGCGCCGATCCGATCCAAAACCAACAGTGGACGCTCACCGTCGCCAGCCATCACAACATCGCTGCCCGCCGCCGGCGTCACATCGATCTGGCGGAACCACCGCCCCCATTCCGGCACATCGGAGGCCATCTGCATGCCTCCCAGACCTTCAGTCACCGGATGGCGTGCGCCCAGTTCGGTCAGATGCGGCAGGTATCCGCGCGCCACAAGCCGCCCGGTCGGGGCCGCGGGGATCACCCGCGCCAGAGGCGAACGATAGAGACTGTCGGCTGTGGCGAAATCCGGCCCGGCCGCGAAGAGAACCGCGCCGCCCTCTTCGACATAGCGCGCGATATTGTCGAGATAAGACGGCGGCAAAATGCCCCGCAGCTTGTAGCGGTCAAAAATGATCAGATCGAAATCATCGACCTTTTCCATGAACAGCTCCCGCGTCGGGAAGGCGATCAGCGACAGTTCCGTCACCGGCACCCCGTCCTGTTTCGACGGCGGGCGCAGAATGGTGAAATGCACGAGATCCACTGAGGCATCGGACTTCAGCAGGTTACGCCATGTCCGTTCCCCGTTGTGCGGCTCTCCCGACACCAGAAGAACCCGCAGACGATCCCGCACCCCGTTGATCTGGACCACGGCGGCATTGTTGCGCGTGGTCAGTTCGCCCGGTGCCTCCGGCAAGGTGAACTGAATGACATTCATGCCACCATGGGGCACGACCAGAGGCACTTCGATGTCCTCTCCGATAGGGATGGAAAACTGTTGCGCGGGGGCGCCGTCAATGGCGACACTCAGCGGTGTGGCCCGACCGGCCGAGGACGGCACTTCGCCCTGATCCTCGACGCGCAGGGTCAAAGAAACCTCTTCATCCAAAATCGCAAAAGCCGGGGCGTTTTCGATCACCAGACGCCGATCCCAGTCCTGCGGCTCGCCGGTCAGCAAAAGATGCATGGGGGCGGGAAAGTCCGGGGCCAACTCCAGATCGTGCAATTGTCCGTCCGACAGCAGAACCGCGCCCGCCAGCCGTCCACGCGGCTCATCTGCCATGGCCTCTGACAGGGCCGTCATCAGAAGGGTGCCACGATTGTCCGGCGCGTCCGAGAAGGGCACGATGCGCAATTCGGTGTTCGGCAGGGCGCGGATTCGCGCGCTCAGGGCGTCGACCGCCTCGGCCAGTTGCTCCGGACGTGCCGCCAGATCCTGCGAAGCGCTTTCGTCGACCACCAGCAAAACGATGTCGGTCAGCGGATCGCGCTGTTCTTCCTGAACAGCAGGACCGGCCAGATAGAGCAGCCCCAGCCCCAAAGCTCCGGCCCGCCACATCCAGCCTGCAAGCCCGCGCCAGACCGCAAGCGCAACCAGCGCAAGGCCGATCCCGGCAATCACGGCCAGAACGAGCAGCGGCAGATGCGGTGCGAAAACGAGATCCCGGATCATTGGCCCAACCTGTCGAGCAGCGCAGGCACATGGACCTGATCAGATTTATAGTTCCCGGTCAGCACATACATCACCAGATTGATGCCGAACCGATAGGCCAGTTCCCGTTGCCGGTCGCCAGTATAGCCGCGCCCGACCGGCAACAGCGGATACCCGCTGCGATCCACTGCCCAGGCCGCCGCCCAATCGCCGCCACCGATCACCACCGGCGTGACATTATCGTTGAGATCGCGAAACGGCATGCCCTCGGCGCGCTCAGCGTTCGGGGCGGCCTCGACCCAGAGCGTGCCCGTGGCATGCCGTCCCGGAAATTCGCGCAGCAGATAGAAGGTGCGGGTCAGCACATGATCTTCGGGGATCTCTTCAAGCGCCGGAATATCCAGTGGACGCGCCAGGCTTTGCAGAGCGGCGCCCGCGGGCGTCACAGCGCCTACGCCTGCCAGATCGGCATCACGGGTGTCGAACAGGATCGTGCCGCCACGCCGCAGATAGGCATTGAGCCGGGCATAGGCCTCCGCGCTTGGTTTCGATTGCGTCGGCAAAACCGGCCAGTAGAGGATCGGGAACAATCCCAGCGGGTCGCGGTCGAGATCGACGCCGATCGGGGCAGCTGGTTCCACCGACGTGCGCGCGCTCAACATGTCGGACAGGCCGCGCAGCCCGGCCTGCGACACCTCATCTACCTGCGCGTCCCCGGTGCGCACATAGGCCAGCGCGACATCGCGGGTGGCGGAAAGCGCAAACTCATCCGACAAGGGAACGTCCTGCGGGATCTCCTGCGCCCGCGTGCCCCCGGGTTGCAGGACCAGAAGGCCGGACAGCAAAAGCGGCGCCGCACCGCCCAGGGCCAAACGCCCCGACATCAGCAGAGAGGCGATCAGGTCAATCCCCAGTAGAGCCAGCCCCAGCATCAGAAACAGCGGTGTCAGCGGGCGTTCCGCGCCGGTTTCCACGCCAGACACGACCACCCGGTCCGGCCAGCGCACAGGCGTGAGCCCCCGTTCAGGCGCCATCACATTGCGTGCCAACACCGCCTCTTTCGCCTGATACAGCCCCGGCGGAACGGCAGCAGACGCCCCGGCGGCGGCAAAGATCGACCCTTCGACCGGCATATGCGTACCTGCATCCCGCAGATCCCCAAAGCCATCGAGCAGCCGCACGGGTTGCAGCATCTGACCGCTAAGAGCCTCGTCATCTGGCTTGGCGGCCCGCGAGGTCACAGCAAGACGGTCCAGCATCGATATGAACAGACCCGACAGCGGCAGCGTCGACCATTCGGCATTGGCGGTGACATGAAACAATACCACTGCACCCTGCCCCACCGATTTGCGCGTCACCAGCGGCGTGCCATCGGCCAGACTGGCAATCACCCGCTGCGAAAGGTCCGGCCCCGGCTGCGCCATGACCTGTGCCGACACGGCGACATCGTCAGGGATTGGCAGACCGTAGAAGGGCGACGTTTCGGCAAAGGGCCGCAAGAGCTTCGGCTCGCCCCAGGACATGGCGCCACCGATGGTCCGCCCTCCGGCCCGCAGCCGCACCGGCAACAAAGGATCGTCCCGCTCACGCGCCACATCCGACGCAGCCAGATTAGGCCCCGCAAACCGCAGCAGGATGCCCCCCGACGTCACCCACTCCAGTACAGACGCCGTCTCGCCCTCTGACAGATGGGCAATGTCCGCCAGGATCAGAACATCCGGGTTGGCCTGCAAAAGATCCGACAGGCTGCCCTCGATGGTGTCTGAGGATTCGCGCAAAGCCGCGCGCAGGTAGTGCAGCTGTGACAAAAGCTGCAGACCTTCGCGATTGTCGCGCGCACTGACCAGACCGACCTCCCGCCGTTTCAGGCTGTCATCAACCAGCCATCTGGCTCCGGCGGATCGCTGGCCGTCGATTTCAAACCGGGAAATGCGATTGCGCAGCTCAGTCGGCAGATCGAAATGGGCCACAGCCCGCGCGTCTCCGACCCCGAACACCACGTTTTGCTGTGCCAGAATCCGCGCCACACCTGCCGGGTCCGTGCCATGGGCGGACAGGGTGATCTCAGCCACAAAGGACGCGTCCCGACGCAGGACCGGCACATCCACCCCCGTGTCATTGGTGACAACCGGCGCGATGGCATAGAGCGGCACACCCGTTTCAAAGACCGATACCGGTCCTTTGTCCTGCAGCAGCGCCAACACATCGCCACGCCCATCGCGCTCAAGACCATCGGACAGCCACAGGGTTTCGAACGCGCCATCAACCTGCGCCAGAATCTCGCACAAGGCAGTCATATCTGGCGCATAGGAGGCTGGCTTGATCTCGGCCAGCCGCGCCCGCCAGTCGGAGGCCGACAGGAAGACACAGCCCTCGGGCGGAAGCGCGGTTGCCGGCAAAAGGCACAGGGTGCGGTCTGCAGCCTGTGCCTGTTCCAGCGCCTGTTCGACCCGTCCCATGCGCAAGGACCAATCCGGTCCAGAGGCCCAGCTGGCATCCATCAACACCAAAAGCGGCCCCGAGCCGCCGCGTTCGACGCGCGGGTTCAGAACCGGCTTGGCGAAGGCCACGATCAGAACTGCCAGCGCCAGCATCCGCAAGAGCAGCAACCACCACGGCGTCCGCTCCGCTTCGCTGTCTTCGTCCTTCAACCCCAGCAGCAGGGCGACGCCGGGAAACTGCCTGCGCACCGGTGCGGGCGGCACGGCGCGCAGCAAGACCCACAGGATCGGCAGCGCCAGAAGTCCCAAAAGCACCCAGGGGGCACCAAATCCAACCGGTCCCAGCACCCACATCAGCGCGATCCTTCCAAAGCTTGGAACAGCCACAAGAGTGCCGTCTGCTCAGAGCCATTCGTGTGATGTGTCGAAAACCGCCAGCCGGTCTGGCGCGCCAATTCAGACAGTTCCGCCTTACGCTCGGCCAGCCGTTCCAGATAGCGCTCACGCAGATCGCCCGCCCGCCGGGTTTCATGGCGCACCCCGCCCGCCATCGAGGTAAACACGGTTCGCCCCTGATAGGGAAAGGCCTCTTCTGCAGGATCGAGCAGCTGTTGCAGCACGCCAGTGACACCGCGACCCGCGGCCTCTGTCACGGCCTGTCGCACTGGCGCCACCGGCCCCAGAAAATCGGACATCAGCACCGCCCGCGCCTGGGGCAGAAAACGCCCGGCCTGCGGGGTGCCATAGTCGTCGTCATCTGCACCGGCGGGCAGAGTCAGCCCCTCGGCAATGCGACGCAATTGCAGGGCACCGATGCGCGGAGGCGTCCCCAGACTGTCGAGCGCCACGCGTTCTCCGCCCCGCATCAGAACAATGGACAACGCCATGGCCAAAAGGGCCGCGCGGTCGTGCTTGTATGGCAGATCCTTGCTGGAGCGAAACTGCATTGAGGCTGAGGGATCGACCCAGAGATGCACCGACTGCGCCGCCTGCCATTCCTTTTCGCGCACGAAATGCCCGTCAGAACGCCCCGAGCGGCGCCAGTCTATGGCCCGCCCTGGATCGCCCATCTGCGCCGGGCGGTATTGCCAGAACTCATCCCCCATACCAGCCTGACGCCGGCCATGCCCACCGAGCAGCACCGTACGCGCAAGCTGTTCGGCCTGCGCCAACAGCGGCGGCAAAGGCGCGGACAGCCCTTCTGCACGGGCCCGCAAACGGGAGGCGGCAGTTTCACTCACGCGGCAACCCGCGCCTCAAAGGCACGCTGCGCAACCGCATCGATGATCGCGCCCAGATCCTCACCCCGCGCCCGCGCGGCAAAGGTCAGCGCCATGCGGTGCATCAACACCGGGCGCGCCATGGCAATCACATCTTCCGGCCCCGGCGCCAAACGCCCGTCGAGCAGAGCCCGCGCCCGGATCGTCAGCATCAGCGCTTGGGCCGCACGCGGCCCCGGCCCCCAAGCCACGGCGGCATTCACTGCATCAGAAGCCTCGTCTTCAAAGGGACGACAGGCCCGCACGAGATCCAGAATCAGATCGACCACCTGTTCCCCCACCGGCATCTGCCGCACCAACGCCTGCGCCGCGATCAGATCGCGCGCCTCAAACACCTGATGTGCCTCGTCTTCGTCATGTCCGGTGGTGGCAATCAGAATGTCACGTTCGGTGTCCCGGTCGGGATAGCTGACATCCACCTGCACCAGAAACCGGTCAAGCTGTGCCTCGGGCAAGGGATAGGTGCCCTCCTGTTCCAGCGGGTTCTGCGTGGCCAACACATGAAACGGAGCCTCCAGATCATGCGGCTGACCGGCGATGGTCACGGACTTTTCCTGCATCGCCTGCAACAACGCGGATTGCGTGCGCGGGCTGGCGCGGTTGATTTCATCCGCCAGCAAAAGCTGACAGAACACCGGCCCCTCAATAAAGCGAAACGCCCGCGATCCATCAGTCGCGGTTTCCAGCACCTCAGAGCCCAGAATGTCGGCGGGCATCAGGTCCGGGGTGAACTGCACCCGCGCGCCCTTCAACCCCATCACCGTCGACAGCGTATCCACAAGACGGGTCTTGCCCAGTCCCGGCAAGCCCAGCAACAGCGCATGCCCACCACACAGCAGCGCCGAAAGCACCAGATCCACAACAGTCTCCTGCCCGATGAAACGACGGGTGATCGACGCTTTCGCCTCTGCCAGTTTCCCGCCCAGCGCTTCGATCTCTGACACAAGGTCTTTCTCTGTCATGGGTTCACCTCTGCTGCCTGTCCATGCCACTATTAGAGACAGGTATCTTGCAAAGCACAAATGACAAAAGCTTTAGGGAGGCATTTTACATGGCCATATCGGCGGACAGCATCGCAAGCGCACTTCAGGCGGCACAGGGGCGCGGCCTTCCGCCCGTGGACAAATGGGATCCGCCTTTCTGCGGAGATCTCGACATGCGCATCGCCCGCGACGGCACATGGTTCTATCTGGGCACACCAATCGGGCGGGCGCGGCTGGTGCGGCTGTTTTCCACCGTCCTGAAACGCGAGGGTGACAAGTTCTTTCTGGTCACACCGGTTGAAAAGGTTGGAATCACCGTCGATGACGCGCCGTTTCTGGCCGTGGATTTCACCGTGGAGGGCGAGGGGCAGAACCAGAAGCTGCATTTTGTCACCTCGGTCGGTGATGAGGTCACCGCCGATGCCGACCATCCGCTGCGACTGGACACCCGCGACGGAGAGCCCGCCCCCTATGTCGAGGTGCGCGCCGGGCTGGAGGCCCTGATCGATCGCAAGAGCTTCTTTCGGCTGGTCGATCAGGGCGTGACAGAGCAAAAGGACGGTAAGGATGTCTTTGGCGTCTGGTCCTCGGGCCGTTTCTTTCCGCTGGCGGCGGCATCAGATCTGGGCTGAACACATCCGGATCAGGGCTGCTCCGCTGCCTGCGGATCGGCACAGCCCTGTCCTGGAGCTTCGACTTCCAATGTCGAATGGCCGACCGCGAAACGGTCCCGCAGCATCCGCTTGATGTCCCCCAGAACCGGCGCGGCCTCGCCCGCCACCACGATATGCGCTTCGACCGAGCTACGCTTCTCGTCGATCTGCCACAGATGGATATGGTGCACATCCTCGACCCCGGGCACTTCCATGATGGCGCGCGACACATCATCGACCTGCGTGCCTTCCGGGGCGCCAAGCATCAGCATACGCACGACGGGGCGGATTTCGATAAAGCTGTGCCACAGGATATAGACCGCGATGAACAGGGTCAGGATCGGGTCGATCAGACGCCAGTCCCAGATCAGGATCACAACGCCCCCCACAATCACCGCCAGAGAGGTAAAAGCATCCGCCAGATTGTGCAGAAATGCCGCGCGAATGTTCACGCTGTCTTTCGACATCGCCCAAGTCAGCGCCGCCGTGCCCAGATCGATCACAAGGGCAATGCCGGCGAGGATCACAACGGTCCAGCCTTCGACTTCGGGCGGATTGAACAGCCGCTCGACGCCTTCGGCGAACAGATAGATCGAGACGACAATCAGCGTCACATAGTTGACCATCGCCGCCACGATTTCCGCCCTTGCATAGCCAAAGGTCATCGCCCCGTCGCGCGGGCGCCGTGCCAGCTTGCGCGCACCAAAGGCAATCACCAGAGCAATCGCATCCGACAGATTGTGGATCGCATCGGCAATCAGCGCCATCGAGCCTGACACCACGCCGCCAATGATCTGCGCGATGGTCAGCACGAAGTTGATCGCAATGGCCCCCGCCACACGGGCATCCCCGGCATCGGGGTCGATATGGTGATGCGCATGGCCATGCGCGTGGCCGTGGCTGTGATCGTGCGGATGGGAATGGTCGTGTGGCATGGTGCACCTCTGCCTGTGCTGCGTATCTCTGTCAACGCGCCGGAACCGAGCGGCGCTTGCGGAATGGGGTTCTCGCCCTAAATATGAGCAATTGCTCACATTAGGGAAACTCGCATTCCATGCCGCTGCGTTCCACCGCCCTCAGCCCTCGCAAAACACCACGTCAGGAGCGTGCCAAAGCCACTTTGGCTGCGATTCTTCAGGCGACGGCTCACATTCTGGAACACGAAGGACCTGACATGCTGACCACCAATCGAGTCGCCGAAAAGGCCGGCGTCTCCATCGGCTCGCTCTATCAGTATTTTCCCACCAAGGAGGCGATCTACGCCGAACTGATCCGGAACATGCGGCGCGGCATGCGCGACGACATTCGCGACGCGTTACGGTTTGCCAAGGGTCAGCCGCTGCCCTTTGCAATCGCCCGGCTGATCCGGGCTGTGATCCATCATCATGTCCACCGCACCCATCTGGCGGACGTGCTGGAACATCTCGAAGCGCATCTGCCGCCGGATCCCG containing:
- a CDS encoding DUF58 domain-containing protein, translated to MSETAASRLRARAEGLSAPLPPLLAQAEQLARTVLLGGHGRRQAGMGDEFWQYRPAQMGDPGRAIDWRRSGRSDGHFVREKEWQAAQSVHLWVDPSASMQFRSSKDLPYKHDRAALLAMALSIVLMRGGERVALDSLGTPPRIGALQLRRIAEGLTLPAGADDDDYGTPQAGRFLPQARAVLMSDFLGPVAPVRQAVTEAAGRGVTGVLQQLLDPAEEAFPYQGRTVFTSMAGGVRHETRRAGDLRERYLERLAERKAELSELARQTGWRFSTHHTNGSEQTALLWLFQALEGSR
- a CDS encoding DUF1285 domain-containing protein, with translation MAISADSIASALQAAQGRGLPPVDKWDPPFCGDLDMRIARDGTWFYLGTPIGRARLVRLFSTVLKREGDKFFLVTPVEKVGITVDDAPFLAVDFTVEGEGQNQKLHFVTSVGDEVTADADHPLRLDTRDGEPAPYVEVRAGLEALIDRKSFFRLVDQGVTEQKDGKDVFGVWSSGRFFPLAAASDLG
- a CDS encoding MoxR family ATPase, translated to MTEKDLVSEIEALGGKLAEAKASITRRFIGQETVVDLVLSALLCGGHALLLGLPGLGKTRLVDTLSTVMGLKGARVQFTPDLMPADILGSEVLETATDGSRAFRFIEGPVFCQLLLADEINRASPRTQSALLQAMQEKSVTIAGQPHDLEAPFHVLATQNPLEQEGTYPLPEAQLDRFLVQVDVSYPDRDTERDILIATTGHDEDEAHQVFEARDLIAAQALVRQMPVGEQVVDLILDLVRACRPFEDEASDAVNAAVAWGPGPRAAQALMLTIRARALLDGRLAPGPEDVIAMARPVLMHRMALTFAARARGEDLGAIIDAVAQRAFEARVAA
- a CDS encoding cation diffusion facilitator family transporter, with product MPHDHSHPHDHSHGHAHGHAHHHIDPDAGDARVAGAIAINFVLTIAQIIGGVVSGSMALIADAIHNLSDAIALVIAFGARKLARRPRDGAMTFGYARAEIVAAMVNYVTLIVVSIYLFAEGVERLFNPPEVEGWTVVILAGIALVIDLGTAALTWAMSKDSVNIRAAFLHNLADAFTSLAVIVGGVVILIWDWRLIDPILTLFIAVYILWHSFIEIRPVVRMLMLGAPEGTQVDDVSRAIMEVPGVEDVHHIHLWQIDEKRSSVEAHIVVAGEAAPVLGDIKRMLRDRFAVGHSTLEVEAPGQGCADPQAAEQP
- a CDS encoding TetR/AcrR family transcriptional regulator — translated: MPLRSTALSPRKTPRQERAKATLAAILQATAHILEHEGPDMLTTNRVAEKAGVSIGSLYQYFPTKEAIYAELIRNMRRGMRDDIRDALRFAKGQPLPFAIARLIRAVIHHHVHRTHLADVLEHLEAHLPPDPDARAIEAEAHTALSDHLKTAGIAEADLAAKDLLHLIIGIAHPALHDGETDFDHLASRIEPAALGYLGLTR
- a CDS encoding DUF4159 domain-containing protein, with protein sequence MWVLGPVGFGAPWVLLGLLALPILWVLLRAVPPAPVRRQFPGVALLLGLKDEDSEAERTPWWLLLLRMLALAVLIVAFAKPVLNPRVERGGSGPLLVLMDASWASGPDWSLRMGRVEQALEQAQAADRTLCLLPATALPPEGCVFLSASDWRARLAEIKPASYAPDMTALCEILAQVDGAFETLWLSDGLERDGRGDVLALLQDKGPVSVFETGVPLYAIAPVVTNDTGVDVPVLRRDASFVAEITLSAHGTDPAGVARILAQQNVVFGVGDARAVAHFDLPTELRNRISRFEIDGQRSAGARWLVDDSLKRREVGLVSARDNREGLQLLSQLHYLRAALRESSDTIEGSLSDLLQANPDVLILADIAHLSEGETASVLEWVTSGGILLRFAGPNLAASDVARERDDPLLPVRLRAGGRTIGGAMSWGEPKLLRPFAETSPFYGLPIPDDVAVSAQVMAQPGPDLSQRVIASLADGTPLVTRKSVGQGAVVLFHVTANAEWSTLPLSGLFISMLDRLAVTSRAAKPDDEALSGQMLQPVRLLDGFGDLRDAGTHMPVEGSIFAAAGASAAVPPGLYQAKEAVLARNVMAPERGLTPVRWPDRVVVSGVETGAERPLTPLFLMLGLALLGIDLIASLLMSGRLALGGAAPLLLSGLLVLQPGGTRAQEIPQDVPLSDEFALSATRDVALAYVRTGDAQVDEVSQAGLRGLSDMLSARTSVEPAAPIGVDLDRDPLGLFPILYWPVLPTQSKPSAEAYARLNAYLRRGGTILFDTRDADLAGVGAVTPAGAALQSLARPLDIPALEEIPEDHVLTRTFYLLREFPGRHATGTLWVEAAPNAERAEGMPFRDLNDNVTPVVIGGGDWAAAWAVDRSGYPLLPVGRGYTGDRQRELAYRFGINLVMYVLTGNYKSDQVHVPALLDRLGQ